One Meiothermus sp. CFH 77666 genomic window carries:
- a CDS encoding helix-turn-helix transcriptional regulator — protein MDKKDRPVYIISVAAELVDMHPQTLRLYERKGLIQPKRSGGKTRLYSERDVEKLREIRRLTQELGVNLAGVEEIMKLRDELWTLEQRFREEAERLKAELGEKLEALKTPPALPAPGESKKKISDKERPVYIISVAAELVGMHPQTLRLYEREGLVAPSRTSGKTRLYSERDVEKLREIRRLTQELGVNLAGVEEIIRLRDELDIQQNRLESEIARLRLALLRELAPQKSEPQKKAKNTAG, from the coding sequence ATGGATAAAAAAGATCGCCCCGTGTACATCATTTCGGTTGCTGCCGAACTGGTGGATATGCACCCCCAGACCCTGCGGTTGTACGAGCGCAAAGGCCTCATTCAGCCCAAGCGTTCGGGGGGCAAGACCCGCTTGTACTCAGAACGGGATGTCGAGAAACTCCGGGAAATTCGCCGTCTGACCCAGGAGCTTGGGGTCAACCTGGCGGGGGTCGAAGAGATCATGAAACTGCGCGACGAGCTATGGACGCTCGAGCAGCGCTTTCGGGAGGAAGCTGAGCGTCTCAAGGCCGAACTTGGCGAGAAGCTGGAAGCCCTCAAAACCCCTCCGGCCCTCCCCGCTCCTGGCGAGAGTAAGAAAAAAATTAGCGACAAAGAGCGACCTGTTTACATTATCTCGGTGGCCGCCGAGCTGGTAGGTATGCACCCCCAGACCCTGCGGTTGTACGAGCGTGAGGGCCTGGTTGCGCCCAGCCGCACCTCCGGCAAGACCCGCCTTTACTCCGAACGGGACGTAGAAAAACTAAGAGAAATTCGTCGCCTTACGCAAGAATTGGGCGTTAACCTGGCCGGGGTAGAGGAGATCATCCGCCTGCGCGACGAGCTGGACATCCAGCAAAACCGCCTCGAGTCGGAAATAGCCCGCCTGCGCCTGGCCCTGTTGCGCGAACTGGCGCCGCAAAAAAGCGAGCCGCAGAAGAAGGCGAAAAACACGGCAGGTTAG
- a CDS encoding NAD-dependent malic enzyme → MTVSRYYDVKRDERGKRYLEPFVQGSLLLGLPLLNKGTAFTHEERKALRLEGLLPPHVTTLEEQKQRNYRRYRLIENDLEKHIFLRNLQDRNEVLFFALFADHMSEMLPILYTPTVGEAVKQFSHIYRFPRGFTASTDNIHEIDEALSNVPLNDVRLAVATDSSAILGIGDQGFGGMAISIGKLAIYTAAGGLGPDKALPVELDVGTNRADLINDPLYLGVRHRRLSGDEYYAFMDRFVEAFRRRYPNAVMQWEDFGKDTAFTVLERYRKVLPSFNDDIQGTGAVTLAGVLSACRIKGQNLSDQRILVYGAGAGGAGVAQAILDGLMREGLSEAEAKERLFVLDSKGLLLSNRSMEDYKKKFAKDPALVQGWQFEGEAPNLFETIVNARVTVLLGLSGQPGSFTEPIVQAMLAHTEHPVIFPLSNPTSSSEAFPEDILRWTQGKALVAAGSPFAPVELGGQTYPIGQGNNAFVFPGLGFGTVLSKAKEVSDDMVLEAAYALYDYTSKHHPDRVYPPTSELREVSQYVASRVIRQAMKEGLAREERLMGLNMEAIQAYVAERFWQPKYLPYKLAKNDS, encoded by the coding sequence ATGACGGTGAGTCGCTATTACGACGTCAAGCGAGATGAGCGTGGCAAGCGTTATCTGGAGCCTTTTGTCCAGGGCTCATTGCTCCTGGGGCTGCCCCTTCTGAACAAGGGAACCGCTTTTACCCACGAGGAGCGCAAAGCTTTGCGGCTCGAGGGTCTCCTGCCCCCCCACGTGACCACCCTCGAGGAGCAAAAGCAGCGCAACTACCGCCGCTATCGCCTGATCGAAAACGACCTGGAAAAACACATCTTCCTGCGCAACCTGCAAGACCGCAACGAGGTGCTCTTTTTTGCCCTCTTTGCCGATCACATGAGCGAGATGCTGCCCATCCTCTACACCCCAACGGTGGGCGAGGCGGTCAAGCAGTTTTCCCATATTTACCGCTTCCCCAGGGGCTTTACGGCCTCTACTGACAACATCCACGAAATTGACGAGGCCCTGTCCAACGTCCCCCTCAATGATGTGCGCCTGGCGGTGGCCACCGATTCTTCGGCCATTCTGGGCATCGGCGACCAGGGGTTTGGCGGCATGGCCATCTCCATCGGCAAGCTGGCCATTTACACGGCGGCGGGCGGGCTGGGCCCCGACAAAGCCCTGCCGGTGGAGCTGGATGTGGGCACCAACCGGGCCGACCTGATCAACGACCCCCTCTACCTGGGGGTACGCCACCGGCGGCTTTCCGGCGACGAGTACTACGCCTTCATGGATCGCTTCGTGGAGGCTTTTCGCCGGCGTTACCCCAACGCGGTCATGCAGTGGGAGGACTTTGGCAAGGACACCGCTTTCACAGTACTCGAGCGCTACCGCAAGGTGCTTCCCTCCTTCAACGACGATATCCAGGGCACCGGCGCGGTCACCCTGGCCGGGGTTCTGTCGGCCTGCCGGATCAAGGGCCAGAACCTTTCCGATCAGCGCATCCTGGTTTATGGAGCCGGAGCCGGGGGTGCGGGGGTTGCGCAGGCCATTCTGGATGGCCTTATGCGAGAGGGTTTGAGTGAGGCCGAGGCCAAGGAGCGCCTGTTCGTGCTCGACTCGAAGGGCTTGTTGCTCAGCAACCGGAGCATGGAGGACTACAAGAAAAAGTTCGCCAAAGACCCGGCCCTGGTTCAGGGCTGGCAATTCGAGGGCGAGGCTCCCAACCTGTTCGAAACCATCGTTAATGCCAGAGTGACGGTTTTGCTGGGCTTGTCGGGGCAGCCGGGTTCCTTCACCGAGCCTATCGTGCAGGCCATGCTGGCCCACACCGAGCATCCGGTTATTTTCCCGCTCTCCAACCCTACTAGTTCGTCGGAGGCCTTTCCGGAAGACATCCTGCGCTGGACCCAGGGCAAAGCCCTGGTGGCTGCCGGGAGCCCCTTTGCCCCGGTGGAACTGGGGGGCCAAACCTACCCCATTGGGCAGGGTAACAATGCGTTTGTGTTCCCCGGTCTGGGCTTTGGTACGGTGCTGTCCAAGGCCAAAGAAGTTTCGGATGATATGGTGCTGGAAGCGGCGTATGCCCTATACGACTACACCAGCAAGCACCACCCCGACCGTGTATACCCCCCTACTTCGGAGTTGCGGGAGGTAAGCCAGTACGTGGCCTCGAGGGTCATTCGCCAGGCCATGAAGGAGGGGCTCGCGCGCGAAGAGCGTCTAATGGGCCTCAATATGGAGGCCATTCAGGCCTACGTGGCTGAGCGGTTCTGGCAGCCCAAGTATCTGCCCTACAAACTGGCTAAAAACGATTCCTAG
- a CDS encoding exonuclease SbcCD subunit D, which produces MRILHTADWHLGKVLKGRERTPEIRQALQELLRLVRSERIDLVLVAGDLFDRSIVSTEAEAAAFEFFMGLREQSVPALVIAGNHDSRERLEALSPLLSLTGATVFGNLRFVEEGGVARSNGAKIALLPFLSERRLVKAHHLLSGDTSQWKGIYSEGMRQVIAHLAQGCDADINLFMAHLTVEGAKLGGGEFTFYTTNSYALPASHFPLNLSYVALGHLHRQQQVSESPVAWYAGSLIQLDFGESEINPRGALIVEVEPGQPPRVHEVNQRWGKPLKTFRVRRDSLDRRWNEIRDFQGYSKVVIEGKGNPALRERMFKELPDLLEVEFHTPEQEEAVSATVAVENLDWVEAYAQYRREAGSSEASPELLDAFRQVYEEVHAASTQ; this is translated from the coding sequence ATGCGTATTCTGCATACAGCAGACTGGCACCTGGGCAAGGTGCTCAAAGGGCGCGAGCGAACCCCCGAGATTCGCCAAGCCTTGCAGGAATTGCTGCGCCTGGTGCGCTCCGAAAGAATAGACCTGGTTCTGGTAGCGGGCGATCTATTTGACCGGAGCATCGTCTCCACCGAGGCCGAGGCGGCGGCCTTCGAGTTTTTTATGGGGTTGCGCGAGCAGAGTGTTCCGGCCCTGGTAATTGCCGGCAACCACGACAGCCGCGAACGCCTCGAGGCCCTCTCACCCCTGCTCTCGCTCACCGGCGCTACCGTGTTTGGCAACCTGCGCTTTGTCGAGGAGGGAGGGGTGGCCAGGAGCAACGGGGCCAAAATAGCCCTGCTCCCCTTCCTCTCGGAGCGCCGTTTGGTCAAGGCACACCATCTGTTGAGTGGCGACACCTCCCAGTGGAAGGGCATCTACTCCGAAGGCATGCGCCAGGTCATCGCCCACCTGGCACAAGGCTGTGATGCCGACATTAACCTGTTCATGGCCCATCTGACCGTAGAAGGCGCGAAGCTAGGCGGGGGTGAGTTCACTTTCTATACCACCAACAGCTACGCCCTTCCGGCCTCGCATTTTCCCCTGAACCTGAGCTATGTGGCGCTGGGGCATTTGCACCGTCAGCAACAGGTGAGCGAGTCTCCCGTGGCCTGGTATGCGGGGTCGCTCATCCAGCTCGACTTTGGCGAGAGCGAGATCAACCCCAGGGGGGCGCTCATTGTGGAGGTGGAGCCAGGGCAACCCCCCAGGGTGCACGAGGTAAACCAGCGCTGGGGCAAACCCCTCAAGACCTTCCGGGTCAGACGGGACTCGCTGGATCGGCGCTGGAACGAAATTCGGGACTTCCAGGGCTACAGCAAGGTGGTGATTGAAGGCAAGGGCAACCCAGCCCTGCGCGAACGCATGTTCAAAGAGCTACCGGATTTGCTCGAGGTCGAGTTCCACACCCCCGAACAGGAGGAAGCTGTATCGGCCACGGTAGCGGTGGAAAACCTGGACTGGGTCGAGGCGTATGCCCAGTACCGCCGGGAGGCCGGCTCGAGCGAGGCCAGCCCCGAGTTGCTGGACGCTTTCAGGCAGGTCTACGAAGAGGTACATGCCGCCAGCACTCAGTAG
- a CDS encoding DUF1385 domain-containing protein, with translation MVRALQLFRKLGFFLNQATLGGSAALEGVMMKAADAWALAVRLPSGQIHVERHEEVALTKKYPWARLPLIRGVVALWDAMSISYKSLSRSGELAGEEEEKISGAAMYGTLAVSLVIGLALFVWLPARLAGLLVDEERFRFLFYVVAGLFETAILIGYLVFIGRMKDMQRFFMYHGAEHKAIAAHEKGLELTVENVRAQPAYHPRCGTSFIAFTAVVGVFVYSFFPPLTVAWYWIIPRLLMIPVVAAVSFEVLRYSAAHQDPISRLFRWIGFKFQMLTVREPTDDMIEVAIESTKAALAEKPLEKPMVVA, from the coding sequence ATGGTCAGAGCCTTACAACTTTTTCGCAAACTGGGGTTTTTTCTGAATCAGGCCACCCTGGGAGGTAGCGCGGCCCTCGAGGGGGTCATGATGAAAGCCGCCGATGCCTGGGCGCTGGCCGTCCGGCTGCCCAGCGGCCAGATTCATGTGGAGCGGCACGAAGAGGTTGCGCTGACCAAAAAATACCCCTGGGCCCGGCTGCCCCTGATTCGGGGCGTGGTAGCCCTGTGGGACGCCATGAGCATCTCCTACAAATCGCTCTCGCGCAGCGGTGAGCTGGCGGGTGAAGAAGAGGAGAAAATCTCTGGGGCAGCCATGTACGGCACCCTGGCGGTTTCGCTGGTGATTGGGTTGGCGCTGTTTGTCTGGCTACCCGCCCGGCTGGCAGGCTTGCTGGTGGACGAGGAGCGGTTTCGCTTTTTGTTCTACGTGGTGGCGGGTTTGTTTGAGACCGCCATCCTGATTGGCTATCTGGTTTTTATTGGCCGCATGAAGGACATGCAGCGGTTCTTCATGTACCACGGGGCCGAGCACAAGGCCATTGCGGCCCACGAGAAAGGCCTCGAGCTCACCGTGGAAAACGTGCGGGCCCAGCCGGCCTACCACCCCCGTTGCGGCACCAGTTTTATCGCTTTTACGGCGGTGGTGGGGGTCTTCGTCTATAGCTTCTTCCCTCCCCTCACCGTGGCCTGGTACTGGATCATCCCGCGCTTGCTGATGATTCCGGTGGTGGCGGCAGTCTCGTTCGAGGTGTTGCGCTACTCGGCGGCCCACCAGGATCCCATCTCCCGGCTGTTCCGCTGGATTGGCTTCAAGTTCCAGATGCTCACCGTGCGCGAGCCCACCGACGACATGATCGAGGTGGCCATCGAGAGCACCAAGGCAGCCCTGGCCGAAAAGCCGCTCGAGAAGCCGATGGTGGTGGCCTGA
- the murJ gene encoding murein biosynthesis integral membrane protein MurJ — protein sequence MSRIVRNTFLVMAGTLSSRLLGQVRQTILTNLPLPDTLKDAFWVAYRIPNLLRELLAEGAIQNALIPVLTSLPAAEAQVFARRFGAFLLGVNLVILGLGLVFAPQIASALLWLSELSLAQASPLRDPAVFEQLVLMIRLVMPFLLSISMASLFSSMLQSGERFGLTSFSPIAFNVGSIVLMLLFPSSVVALGLSVTLGGALQALVQLPALKGYGLEFKWHPAFRLALARIGPFAFTTSVRQFLNLVLLSILAAYPSAAVTGFQNGELIFTTALGLLAVSPAMAAFPRLSALAGGGDLPAARELLRRMMARLAVPLAFAAAMMVALAPWVVGTLYAITANFSDANRTFTTQTVMALGLALLPWGLNQLLLRGFYAVGQVGQAVSVTVMVALLNTFGYWLFREQGLFVLNLATAIAGWLGLVIYTRRLQAFQMASLAEVGRVIGKALLAAVPAGWVAYTVAMQFGVPAFFWQNLLPLAAGGLAGLTVFIGLAYALRLPLKLR from the coding sequence ATGTCGCGCATCGTTCGCAACACCTTCCTGGTCATGGCCGGTACCCTGTCCAGCCGCCTGCTGGGTCAGGTGCGCCAGACCATCCTGACCAACCTACCCCTGCCCGATACCCTCAAGGATGCCTTCTGGGTGGCGTACCGCATTCCCAACCTGCTACGTGAGCTGCTGGCCGAGGGGGCCATCCAGAACGCGCTGATTCCGGTGCTCACCAGCCTGCCAGCGGCAGAAGCGCAGGTCTTCGCCCGGCGTTTTGGGGCTTTTTTGTTGGGGGTTAATCTGGTCATCCTGGGGTTGGGCCTGGTATTCGCCCCCCAGATTGCCAGCGCCCTGCTCTGGCTCTCCGAGCTTTCCCTGGCCCAGGCCAGCCCCCTGCGCGACCCGGCGGTCTTCGAGCAGTTGGTGCTCATGATCCGCCTGGTGATGCCTTTTTTGCTCTCCATCTCGATGGCCTCGCTCTTTTCCTCCATGCTCCAGTCGGGCGAGCGCTTTGGCCTCACCAGTTTCAGCCCCATCGCCTTCAATGTGGGCTCCATCGTGCTCATGCTGCTATTTCCCAGCAGCGTGGTAGCCCTGGGCCTCTCGGTCACGCTGGGGGGCGCACTGCAAGCCCTGGTGCAGCTTCCTGCCCTCAAAGGGTATGGGCTCGAGTTCAAATGGCATCCGGCCTTCCGCCTAGCCCTGGCCCGCATCGGGCCCTTTGCCTTCACCACCTCCGTACGGCAGTTTCTGAACCTGGTCTTGCTCAGCATTCTGGCCGCCTACCCCTCAGCCGCCGTCACGGGCTTCCAGAATGGGGAGCTCATCTTTACCACCGCCCTGGGTCTGCTGGCCGTCTCGCCCGCCATGGCCGCCTTTCCCCGGCTCTCTGCACTGGCGGGCGGCGGCGACCTACCAGCAGCCCGCGAGTTGCTCCGCCGCATGATGGCCCGGCTGGCGGTGCCCCTGGCCTTTGCGGCCGCCATGATGGTTGCGCTGGCTCCCTGGGTGGTGGGCACGCTCTATGCCATTACCGCCAACTTCTCCGACGCCAACCGAACCTTCACCACCCAGACCGTAATGGCGCTGGGCCTGGCCTTGCTGCCCTGGGGCTTGAATCAACTGCTGCTGCGCGGCTTCTACGCGGTGGGGCAGGTGGGACAGGCAGTCAGCGTGACGGTAATGGTAGCGCTGCTAAACACCTTTGGCTACTGGCTGTTCCGCGAACAGGGTCTGTTTGTGCTGAACCTAGCCACGGCAATTGCGGGCTGGCTGGGCCTGGTCATTTACACCCGGCGCTTACAGGCTTTTCAAATGGCATCCCTCGCTGAGGTGGGGCGGGTGATAGGAAAAGCCCTGCTGGCAGCCGTACCCGCAGGCTGGGTAGCTTACACGGTAGCAATGCAGTTTGGTGTTCCGGCCTTTTTTTGGCAGAACCTCCTTCCACTGGCGGCGGGGGGTTTGGCGGGATTGACGGTATTCATAGGGTTGGCCTATGCACTAAGGCTTCCGCTGAAACTACGATAG
- a CDS encoding malate dehydrogenase, with protein MKSPVRVAVTGAAGQIGYSLLFRIASGEMLGKDQPVILQLLEITPALKALNGVIMELEDCAFPTLAGIVATDDPNVAFGDADYALLVGAMPRKQGMERSDLLQANGAIFTAQGRALSDNARKQVKVLVVGNPANTNALITYKNAPNLNPRQIHAMTRLDHNRAISQLAARLKVPVTEIKKMTIWGNHSVTQYPDLYHCEVGGKSAYELVGDHDWYANTYIPKVAKRGAEIIEARGASSAASAASAAIDHMRDWALGTPEGDWVSMAIPSDGSYGVPEGLVYSYPCVCKNGDFEIVQGLDINEFSRNKMDATARELAEERDAVLQLGLIK; from the coding sequence ATGAAATCCCCTGTCAGAGTCGCGGTAACCGGTGCAGCCGGTCAGATTGGCTACAGCTTGCTGTTTCGCATCGCCTCGGGCGAGATGTTGGGCAAGGATCAGCCGGTCATCTTGCAACTGCTGGAAATCACCCCGGCCCTCAAGGCCCTCAATGGGGTGATTATGGAGCTCGAGGACTGCGCCTTCCCCACCCTAGCCGGTATTGTGGCTACCGACGACCCCAACGTGGCCTTTGGCGACGCCGACTATGCCTTGCTGGTCGGGGCCATGCCGCGCAAACAGGGCATGGAACGCTCAGACCTGCTCCAGGCCAACGGGGCCATCTTCACGGCCCAGGGCCGGGCCCTTTCAGATAATGCCCGCAAACAAGTCAAGGTGCTGGTGGTGGGGAACCCCGCCAACACCAACGCCCTGATTACCTACAAAAACGCTCCCAACCTCAACCCCCGCCAGATTCACGCCATGACCCGCCTCGACCACAACCGGGCCATCTCCCAACTGGCGGCCCGCCTTAAGGTGCCCGTTACCGAGATCAAGAAAATGACCATCTGGGGCAACCACTCGGTAACACAATACCCCGACCTCTACCACTGCGAGGTGGGGGGCAAAAGCGCCTACGAACTGGTGGGCGACCACGACTGGTACGCCAACACCTACATTCCCAAGGTGGCCAAGCGCGGCGCGGAAATTATCGAGGCTCGAGGCGCATCCTCCGCAGCCTCGGCGGCCAGCGCGGCCATCGACCACATGCGCGACTGGGCCCTGGGCACCCCCGAGGGCGACTGGGTGAGCATGGCCATCCCCTCCGACGGCTCTTATGGCGTCCCCGAGGGGCTGGTGTACAGCTACCCCTGCGTCTGCAAGAACGGCGACTTTGAGATTGTTCAGGGCCTGGACATCAACGAGTTTAGCCGTAACAAGATGGACGCCACTGCCCGGGAGCTGGCCGAAGAACGGGATGCGGTGCTGCAACTGGGGCTGATCAAGTAA
- a CDS encoding SMC family ATPase, translating into MRPLKLRIEGFGAYAEPQEISFDDVELFAITGQTGSGKSTLLDAMTYALYKATPRIGSKGLKDLKHPQADSAKVELTFALGEQTWRVVRVVGKENQNRLEYLLHTDWKTHPASEKGKELDAKLADILGMDYETFTRAILLPQGQFDLFLRGSPRERRETLIKLYGLESLKAMRERVAARLKTLGEQKARLEGELAALSEAEEERISALREEIGGLERSERDLGSQLQSAEQTLRTLEERQKQFVELEALHRRHTTWQSDQKRMAEIADRLLRAEKAERIWPQLEALQAAQNDLAKAQKALGLEQQTLGQLEAQLAALRQGFEPDRLETLKAEQSQVPLLQTKEAQLKRYGGTLKLQHQAPLPFDENRLDALRDAERQFDQLHKLTERHQRVVLASTQLQSEVQASQQTLEALNREIEDLKKAGVEARAEYEQLEQALEQERTRQGIHQYHRHLRVGEPCPLCGHPVKQLPQTTDLPDLAPMEAALKARAQALEDLRTEYKVKQDRRKQLEESLPRLQAQLSTRQQEEAEARAELEAIQAQVRELGSLEKVREERTQRLAALAAEIRAATGGQGVEAYARSLLNQLQTLEAQARQMAELEARLSDTRNKVSSQLEIVRVLQANQARQEAAVQALVQGAGFNDRESVQQARLTPEETKSLQERQKAHEREGVEITSLLGKLQQALSGQVPVTPAQVSEQKNHVAGLKASLDETKKRLGGKKTDLDRLQKQLDRKRQAQKEKAELDKQTDLWEQLAQDLKGDRFQDFLLERYQSGLLSRASELMQSLSQNRYSLHLEEGEYRVLDRWTDSLRPVRTLSGGESFMASLSLALSLSEHLSRGRIGALFLDEGFGTLDAETLEQVAGILEALPTQGRLVGIVTHVEALAERLPARLQVEKSPAGSKVRWRD; encoded by the coding sequence ATGAGACCGCTCAAACTGCGTATTGAAGGCTTTGGTGCCTACGCCGAACCACAGGAAATCAGCTTCGATGATGTGGAGCTGTTTGCCATCACCGGCCAGACCGGTTCGGGCAAGAGCACCCTGCTCGATGCCATGACCTATGCGCTCTACAAGGCCACGCCGCGCATCGGTTCGAAGGGCCTGAAGGATTTGAAACACCCCCAGGCCGATTCGGCCAAAGTGGAGCTGACCTTTGCCCTGGGAGAGCAGACCTGGCGGGTGGTGCGGGTGGTGGGCAAGGAGAACCAGAACCGCCTCGAGTATCTCCTGCACACCGACTGGAAAACTCACCCTGCCTCCGAAAAGGGCAAGGAGCTCGACGCCAAGCTGGCCGATATTCTGGGCATGGACTACGAGACCTTTACCCGCGCCATCCTGCTGCCCCAGGGCCAGTTCGACCTGTTCCTGCGGGGCTCGCCCAGAGAACGCCGCGAAACCCTGATCAAGCTCTACGGCCTGGAATCACTAAAGGCCATGCGAGAGCGGGTAGCCGCCCGGCTCAAAACCCTGGGCGAACAGAAAGCCCGCTTGGAAGGTGAACTGGCTGCTCTGAGCGAGGCTGAGGAGGAGCGCATTTCAGCGCTGCGCGAGGAGATTGGGGGCCTCGAGCGTAGCGAGCGCGACCTGGGTAGCCAGCTTCAAAGCGCCGAGCAAACCCTGCGTACCCTGGAGGAACGCCAGAAGCAGTTTGTCGAACTCGAGGCCCTGCACCGCCGTCACACCACCTGGCAAAGCGACCAGAAGCGCATGGCCGAAATTGCCGACAGGCTCCTTCGGGCCGAAAAAGCCGAGCGCATCTGGCCCCAGTTAGAAGCCCTCCAGGCCGCCCAGAACGACCTCGCAAAAGCCCAGAAGGCCCTGGGGCTCGAGCAGCAGACCTTGGGCCAGCTCGAGGCCCAACTGGCCGCCTTGCGCCAGGGTTTTGAGCCAGACCGGTTAGAAACCCTCAAGGCGGAGCAGTCCCAGGTGCCCCTCTTGCAAACCAAAGAAGCCCAGCTCAAACGCTATGGCGGCACCCTGAAGCTGCAGCACCAAGCGCCCCTGCCCTTCGACGAAAACCGCCTGGATGCCCTGCGCGATGCCGAGCGGCAGTTCGATCAACTGCATAAGCTAACCGAACGCCACCAGCGCGTGGTATTGGCCTCAACACAGCTTCAGTCCGAGGTACAAGCCTCTCAACAAACCCTCGAGGCGCTGAACCGCGAGATAGAAGACCTCAAAAAGGCCGGTGTCGAGGCCCGGGCCGAGTACGAGCAGCTCGAGCAGGCCCTCGAGCAAGAGAGAACCCGCCAGGGCATCCATCAGTATCACCGCCACCTCAGGGTAGGTGAGCCCTGCCCCCTCTGTGGGCATCCGGTAAAACAGCTACCCCAGACCACCGACCTACCCGACCTGGCGCCCATGGAGGCCGCCCTGAAGGCCAGGGCCCAGGCCCTTGAGGACTTACGCACCGAATACAAGGTCAAACAAGACCGTCGCAAACAACTAGAGGAAAGCCTGCCCAGGCTGCAAGCGCAGTTGAGCACCCGGCAACAGGAAGAGGCCGAAGCCAGAGCCGAACTGGAGGCGATTCAGGCCCAGGTTCGTGAACTGGGCTCCCTGGAAAAAGTCCGCGAAGAACGCACCCAGCGCCTGGCGGCACTGGCCGCCGAGATCCGTGCGGCCACCGGTGGTCAGGGGGTGGAGGCTTATGCCCGAAGCCTGCTAAACCAACTGCAAACCCTGGAGGCCCAGGCCCGGCAGATGGCCGAACTCGAGGCCCGCCTGAGCGATACCCGAAACAAAGTCTCCAGTCAGCTTGAGATAGTGCGGGTTCTGCAGGCCAACCAGGCGCGCCAGGAAGCGGCTGTACAGGCCCTGGTGCAAGGCGCGGGCTTCAACGACCGGGAATCCGTCCAGCAAGCCCGCCTTACCCCTGAGGAAACCAAGTCCCTGCAAGAACGACAAAAAGCTCACGAGCGTGAAGGGGTGGAAATTACGTCCCTGCTCGGTAAGCTCCAGCAAGCCCTGAGTGGCCAGGTTCCCGTGACGCCCGCGCAGGTATCGGAGCAAAAAAACCACGTGGCCGGACTCAAAGCCTCGCTGGATGAGACCAAAAAACGCCTCGGGGGCAAAAAAACCGACCTGGATCGGTTACAAAAACAGCTCGATCGCAAACGCCAGGCCCAGAAGGAAAAAGCCGAGCTGGACAAACAAACCGACCTCTGGGAACAACTGGCCCAGGATCTCAAGGGCGACCGCTTCCAGGACTTCTTGCTGGAGCGCTACCAGTCCGGCCTGCTGAGCCGGGCCTCCGAACTGATGCAGTCCCTCTCGCAAAACCGCTACAGCCTGCACCTCGAGGAGGGCGAGTACAGGGTGCTCGACCGCTGGACGGACTCCCTTCGCCCGGTGCGAACCCTCTCGGGCGGCGAGAGCTTTATGGCCAGCCTCTCACTGGCCCTTTCCCTCTCGGAGCACCTTTCGCGCGGCAGAATTGGGGCGCTTTTCCTGGATGAAGGCTTCGGAACCCTCGATGCCGAAACGCTCGAGCAGGTCGCCGGAATACTGGAAGCCCTCCCCACCCAGGGCCGCCTGGTCGGTATCGTGACCCACGTGGAGGCCCTGGCCGAGCGCCTGCCCGCCCGCTTGCAGGTCGAGAAGTCGCCTGCAGGGAGCAAAGTGCGCTGGCGGGATTAG